One part of the Panthera leo isolate Ple1 chromosome D4, P.leo_Ple1_pat1.1, whole genome shotgun sequence genome encodes these proteins:
- the PPP3R2 gene encoding calcineurin subunit B type 2 has translation MGNEASYPTEMCSHFNHDEIKRLSKRFKKLDLDCSGSLSVDEFLSLPELRQNPLVQRVIDIFDTNGNGEVDFEEFVVGTSQFSVRGDEEQKLRFAFSIYDMDKDGYISNGELFQVLKMMVGNNLQDWQLQQIVDKTIIILDRDGDGRISFEEFSAVVGNLEVHKKLVVIV, from the coding sequence ATGGGAAATGAAGCTAGTTACCCAACGGAGATGTGCTCCCACTTCAACCACGATGAAATTAAAAGGCTGAGCAAGAGGTTTAAGAAGCTGGACTTGGACTGTTCGGGCTCTCTGAGCGTGGACGAGTTCTTGTCCCTGCCCGAGCTGCGGCAGAACCCGTTGGTGCAGCGAGTGATCGACATCTTCGACACCAACGGCAATGGAGAGGTGGACTTTGAGGAGTTCGTCGTGGGGACCTCCCAGTTCAGCGTCAGGGGGGACGAGGAGCAGAAGTTGAGGTTTGCCTTCAGCATCTACGACATGGATAAAGACGGCTACATTTCCAACGGGGAGCTGTTCCAGGTGCTGAAGATGATGGTGGGGAACAACCTGCAAGACTGGCAGTTACAGCAGATCGTGGACAAAACCATCATCATCCTGGACAGGGATGGCGACGGGAGAATATCCTTCGAGGAATTCAGTGCGGTGGTTGGAAACCTGGAGGTCCACAAGAAGTTGGTGGTAATTGTGTGA